From the genome of Rhodohalobacter sp. SW132:
TCGATAAAGATTGAGTCTCCGGATGAGCCATCTATGTTTCAAATGTTGATTCATCAGAAGACTATTTACCCAAAAACTCATCTGATTACTGCCCTGTATTGCATAAGTGCCACTACGCAAATAGCTGCAGCTGCATCAAATCAAACAATATAAAAGTTTTTCCCGAGGATACGGTTTGCTATTTTTGTGAAAATTGAAAGTTGCTTGTATGTCTATTACCGTTCAGGAAAAAGTTGATCATCTGCCGCTGAGTCCCGGTGTCTACCAGTTTAAAGACAGCCGCGGGAACCATCTTTATGTCGGAAAAGCAAAAAAGCTGCGGAATCGTGTGCGATCCTATTTCCAGGAATCCCGCCATCATGACGGACGCCTGAAGGTGATGATCTCTAAGATTGATGATGTGGAGGTCATCGTTACCGATTCCGAAGCAGAAGCATTGATTCTCGAAAATAACCTCATCAAAAAGCATCAGCCGCGATACAACATCATGTATCGTGATGATAAATCCTATCCCTACATCTGCGTAACGCGCGGACGAAAACCGAGGGTTTATCCAACCCGAACCGTCGTTCGTGACGGCAGTAAATATTTTGGCCCGTACGATCACGTGGGTCACATGCGACGCATGCTCGAAACCATCCGGAAGACATTCAATCTCTGCACATGCGCTGTCTCTCCAAAAATGATCGATCCTTCAAGAGGCACTCCAAAATGGCACTCCTGTTTTGATGATTACCTTGAAAACTGTTCGGGAGACTGGGATGAGGAGACATATCAAACCATAATGCAGAAGGTTGAGCGGCTGCTGACCGGGAAAACGGAGGACCTGATCCGTGAAATCAAAGAAGAGATGCAGATCGCTTCGGATGCGCTTGCATTTGAGGAAGCTGCCAGACTTCGCGACAGCATGGAATCTCTTGTGAAATACAATCAGAAAATGAAGATTGTAGATAACAAACAGGTGAACCGCGATATATTTGCCATAGAAGTGGATGACGAGCTGCAGGAAGCGTGCGGCGTACTTTTTAAGGTAAGAGAGGGAAAACTGATCGGGAAATTTCACCGTTTTTTGAAAAACATATCTGAATCCTCAAGAGACATGATGATTCAATCATTCGTGGAGGATTACTACACAGGTCAGTTTGCCGGGGCAATTCCGGATGAAGTATATATCAGCGAAGAGATGGAAGATTCCGAACCTCTGGCCGAATATTTGTGGGAACAGCATCAGAAAAAAGTGCCGATTCATGTGCCGAAAATCGGGGAGAAGAAGCACCTGATTAACATGGCGATTTCAAATGCCAAGCTGAACCTCGGGCAGAGAAAACTGGAAAAGCAGAAGTATGAAAAGGAGCGGATCCCGCAGTCGGTTAAAGACCTGAAAGAGTATCTCCACCTGCAGCGGCTGCCTCGACGGATTGAGTGCTTTGATAATTCCAACACCCAGGGAACCGACCCGGTCGCTTCGATGGTCAGTTTTGTGGATGCAAAGCCAAGAAAAAGCGAATACAAACGATTTAAAATTAGAACCGTAACCGGGGCCGATGATTTCGCATCGATGAAAGAGATTGTGATGCGTCGCTATAAACGGGTAAAACGGGAAAAACTGCAGCCTCCTGATTTAATTTTGATCGACGGCGGAAAAGGCCAGCTAAATGCGGCGGTAGAAGGTTTGAGGGAAATTGGGTTTGAAGACGCATGCGAAGTTGCGGGGATCGCAAAACGGATGGAGGAGATTTTTGTGCCGGGAAAGGCAGACCCTTATATGATTCCCAAAACATCATCAGCCCTCAAACTGCTGCAGCGGGCACGGGATGAAGCGCACCGGTTTGCCATCAACTACCACCGGGATAAACGCACAAAAAGGACAATCAAAACGGAATTGACAGAAATAGACGGAATCGGTGAAAAAACGGCTACAGAACTTATTAAAATCTTTGGATCAGTAAAGAAAGTAAAACAGGCGGAAGAGCAGCAGATTAGGGATGCTATAGGAGAAAAGAAGGGGAGTGCAGTCTATTCATTTTTCCGTGATCGGGGGTAACTATTTTTCCTGTGAGCGGTTTTAGGCAACAAATTTTCTTGAAATCATAGTAGATTTGCACACCCTATATCTCTATTTATATATGATAATACCCAAAATGGCTAAGAAAGTTGTATCCACTTAAAGAAATAACTTTCTATATTTGTCCTTTTTGCTCAAATGATCGTTATTGAACAGTATACCACTCACTTGAACTACCATTGATGAAAGTTACACTTAAAGACATATCAGAAAACACGGGGTTTTCCGTATCTACAATTTCAAGGGCTATTCGAAATAAAGGAAGAATATCAGATAAAAATCGCAAAAAGATTATCACCAGTGCTCAAAAACTGGGCTACCCGCTGCCGGAAAAACGAACAAGGGAAACTGAAAGCGGCAAGCCAAATTTTGCGCTGGTTACACATTTCAGAACCGGCGAATTTTACGCGTCATTCTTTGTAGGCTTTGCAGAAGCGGCTCAAAAAAAAGGGCTTCGGGTTGGGCTATTTGATGTAAGGCCTGATCTTCAGGAGATAGAGGAACTGTTTAAAGATCTGAAAGGGCTGGGGTATGCGGGTGCAGTACTGTTTATACCGGAGCTTAAAGATTTTGAGTACAAAGAAATTTTAGAAAATACTTCGGTTGATTTTCCTATCATCTCTTGTTCCCAGATTGATAACTCCGTGCTGGATACGGTGACCTTTGATGCCTACCAGGGTGCGGTGATGGTGGCAAAACATTTTTATGAGCAGGGGTACCGTTCCTTCGGAATTATCGAAGGACCCTATGAAACTCCAGAAGCGAGATTTCGAACCAACGGCTTTACAGATTATTTGAAAAGCGTTCCGGATGCTGAAAAATTGTGGGAATTCCGTGGCGATTATACTCATGAGTCCGGTATTCGCGCATTCGATGATTTTATACAGCTAAACAAAAAACCACGCGCTATTTTTGGAGCGAACGATGCAATGGTTCTGGGTTTTATAGAATCGCTGCGAAAAGCCAATCTTCAGATTCCGGATGATGTAGCCATTGCCGGTTATGACAACCTTCCGATTTGTGAATATCACTATCCCAAAATTACATCCGTAAAAACAGATTATTCTTTATTAGCAGAGAATACGTTCGACAACCTGATTTCCCGGCTCGGATCACCCGATAAACACCAGGGGATCGTTAGCCTCGTGCCTGTATCACTTGAAGTCAGAGACTCTTCACTTCACTATTCAGAGAATAAAGTTGCACAGTCCTGATACAGGATTTTATCTGCAATTTGAATCAGTTATAACCCTCTGCCTTTCTATGATTTTATGGACCTGGACTTTCATATTAACATGGAAATGACGCTCTGCTTAGATTTTATGTGGTATCATAGATGTAGATATGGTGTCGTTTGTCTTCCTTTTTATTCTTGAGATATAAAGGTAAAATGGGATTCAACAGAGAATCGAGAATTCCATGAGTAAATAGTGTCAAATCTACGGCTTAGGTGGAAGATCCCGGCTTCCAGTTGTTATTTAGCCTTAATGAGCACTATATAGCGGAATTCCGAATATATATTTGCAATTGAGCAAAGATGGGCAACAAAGAGAAAAAATTGCTCTTTTCTTTTTTTTATTTGTTCTGATTAAATATATTCCGCTATAAATAAATGTGGAGCTTTATCTCGTGGTGATTTTAAAAAGCGCTTTTAGCTTTAAGGCAACTCAGACAAGTTTTGTTTAGATTTATTATCATAAATATTGCTACTTAAAACAATACATAAGTAGTAGTTATTCTTCTGCAAGCTTACACATTCAAATTTCATTAACTTTTTTAACCGGATTTGCTCTCGATGTTAAAGACATTCTACAATTTTGAAGGTAAGCTTGTTCTTGTTACAGGTGGCGGCAGTGGTTTAGGTCTCGGAATTTCAAAGATCTTCATTGAAGCCGGAGCTTCGGTTGTGATTACAGGCAGGGGAGAGGAAAAACTGAAAAAAGCATGCAATGCAATGGGGGAATCGGCCTCATATATTGTTAATGATATCACTGAACTTGATTCACTGCCCGGACTTGTTGAAAAAATTGAGTCAGAAATTGCCCCTATCGATATTTTAGTGAATAACGCGGGAATTAATCTTAAAAAACATACCCGTGATGTTAGCGATAAAGAGTTTAATGACATTATTCAAACCAACCTTAACGGACTTTTTTCTCTTTCCAGAGAAGTAGCGTCCAGGATGATGAAACGGGAAAGTGGAGTTATCCTGAATATAACCTCTATGGCAGCGATTTACGGAATCCCGCAAGTCACGGCCTACACCGCTTCCAAAACCGGGCTTCTTGGATTGACCCGCGCACTCGCTGTTGATCTCTCTCCGCACGGAATTCGGGTAAATGCAATTGCTCCCGGTTTTATTGATTCCCCGATGTTGCGTAAAGCGTTCGATTCTGATCCCGACCGCGCAAATCGAGTTCTTGAACGTACTCCCATGAAAAAGCTGGGAGAACCTGAAGATATTGCCACTGCAGCCCTTTTTCTGACTTCAGATGCAGCAAAATTTATTACCGGTGTAAATTTACCGGTTGATGGTGGTAACTCAATCGGTTTTTAAACCTGAATTTCACAAATGAATTTCATGACAAAATTAAAACATAGTACAATTCTTCTTTTAGCATTCATCCTGTTTTCCGGAACCGATGTTTTCGGTCAGGATGGATACAGAATGTGGCTCAAATACGACAAAATTAGCGATGATCAGCTGCTTGAACAGTATCGCAGCCAGATTCATCAAATTCAGATAGCTACTGATACGCCTACACTGGAAGCTGCCGAAAAAGAACTCCTCGATGGGTTAAGCGGTCTTCTTGATACAGAAATCGAAAACCGTTCCGAACTGAACCGCAGCTCCGTGGTTGCAGGAACACCGGCTAACTCAGAAACAATTGCAGCCCTTGGGCTCGAGGACGATCTCCGGCAGCTGGGTGATGAAGGATATTTAATCCGCCATACCGAACACAATGGAAATGCACATATCATCATCGCGGCGAATGAAGATATTGGAGTCCTGTATGGTGTTTTTGGCTTATTACGAAAAATACAAACGAACACCGGTCTGGATGGAATTTCTTATGAAACCGCACCGAAGGTTCAGTTTCGGGTAGTTAACCACTGGGATAATCTTGACCGCCTCGTGGAAAGGGGATATGCGGGTCTTTCATTGTGGGAATGGGGCACACTGCCGGAATACAAACATCCCCGCTACATCGATTATGCACGAATCAACGCTTCTATTGGAATCAACGCTGCAGCCATTAACAACGTAAATGCAGATCCGCTAATCCTGACAGACCAGTTTCTTGAGAAAGTTGAAGTACTGGCCGATATTTTTCGCCCGTACGGCATCCAGATGTTTCTGTCGATTAACTTTCACTCACCCGTTCGGATTGGAGG
Proteins encoded in this window:
- the uvrC gene encoding excinuclease ABC subunit UvrC; translation: MSITVQEKVDHLPLSPGVYQFKDSRGNHLYVGKAKKLRNRVRSYFQESRHHDGRLKVMISKIDDVEVIVTDSEAEALILENNLIKKHQPRYNIMYRDDKSYPYICVTRGRKPRVYPTRTVVRDGSKYFGPYDHVGHMRRMLETIRKTFNLCTCAVSPKMIDPSRGTPKWHSCFDDYLENCSGDWDEETYQTIMQKVERLLTGKTEDLIREIKEEMQIASDALAFEEAARLRDSMESLVKYNQKMKIVDNKQVNRDIFAIEVDDELQEACGVLFKVREGKLIGKFHRFLKNISESSRDMMIQSFVEDYYTGQFAGAIPDEVYISEEMEDSEPLAEYLWEQHQKKVPIHVPKIGEKKHLINMAISNAKLNLGQRKLEKQKYEKERIPQSVKDLKEYLHLQRLPRRIECFDNSNTQGTDPVASMVSFVDAKPRKSEYKRFKIRTVTGADDFASMKEIVMRRYKRVKREKLQPPDLILIDGGKGQLNAAVEGLREIGFEDACEVAGIAKRMEEIFVPGKADPYMIPKTSSALKLLQRARDEAHRFAINYHRDKRTKRTIKTELTEIDGIGEKTATELIKIFGSVKKVKQAEEQQIRDAIGEKKGSAVYSFFRDRG
- a CDS encoding LacI family DNA-binding transcriptional regulator — translated: MKVTLKDISENTGFSVSTISRAIRNKGRISDKNRKKIITSAQKLGYPLPEKRTRETESGKPNFALVTHFRTGEFYASFFVGFAEAAQKKGLRVGLFDVRPDLQEIEELFKDLKGLGYAGAVLFIPELKDFEYKEILENTSVDFPIISCSQIDNSVLDTVTFDAYQGAVMVAKHFYEQGYRSFGIIEGPYETPEARFRTNGFTDYLKSVPDAEKLWEFRGDYTHESGIRAFDDFIQLNKKPRAIFGANDAMVLGFIESLRKANLQIPDDVAIAGYDNLPICEYHYPKITSVKTDYSLLAENTFDNLISRLGSPDKHQGIVSLVPVSLEVRDSSLHYSENKVAQS
- a CDS encoding SDR family NAD(P)-dependent oxidoreductase, translating into MLKTFYNFEGKLVLVTGGGSGLGLGISKIFIEAGASVVITGRGEEKLKKACNAMGESASYIVNDITELDSLPGLVEKIESEIAPIDILVNNAGINLKKHTRDVSDKEFNDIIQTNLNGLFSLSREVASRMMKRESGVILNITSMAAIYGIPQVTAYTASKTGLLGLTRALAVDLSPHGIRVNAIAPGFIDSPMLRKAFDSDPDRANRVLERTPMKKLGEPEDIATAALFLTSDAAKFITGVNLPVDGGNSIGF